The following are encoded in a window of Pseudomonas graminis genomic DNA:
- a CDS encoding MFS transporter, whose product MSVKDTLSPEPRRWAMFLILLVGAFLPPLDFFIVNVALPSIRQDLSAGPSAEQLVISAYAGLYAVTLITGGRLGDIYGRGRVFFIGLTGFAGASLLCGLAWSPWSLIAGRVLQGITAAVMAPQALASVQAIFPDSEKPLALSLYGAVFGLASVIGQALGGILISLNLFGLGWRVIFLVNLPVAALVVLFGIPVLKEIRARNPIKLDLGGVTLSILTLAALIVPLIKGREAGWPLWAWVSLMAVPLLAWMFWRYEARLSDAGGSPLLDPHALNVPGLGRALVIALLFYTIAPFFLLFSIYLQGALGTSALSAGLVFLPFGAGFLLGPLLAPACKRALGVYVNATGMGLESAGFIGMMWLLSATPAGVYPAPALLAALLFMIGFGQGLGLPTLMQMVTGRVAPVHSGMIAGVASSTLQISTALSVAVIGGVFYAILDGRTDPAAITHAFTIALSCIALCLGAGVLLSITLVREPALPDGKNAARSTG is encoded by the coding sequence ATGTCCGTGAAGGATACGTTGTCGCCTGAACCGCGACGCTGGGCGATGTTTTTGATTCTGCTGGTCGGTGCCTTTCTGCCGCCGCTGGACTTTTTTATCGTCAACGTCGCGCTGCCATCGATCAGGCAGGACTTGAGTGCCGGCCCTTCCGCTGAGCAACTGGTCATCTCCGCCTATGCCGGGCTCTATGCGGTGACCCTGATCACCGGTGGAAGGCTCGGCGACATCTATGGCCGTGGTCGTGTTTTTTTCATCGGCCTGACCGGCTTTGCGGGGGCGTCATTGCTGTGCGGGCTGGCCTGGTCGCCCTGGTCGCTGATCGCAGGACGCGTATTGCAGGGCATAACAGCCGCCGTGATGGCGCCGCAGGCACTGGCATCGGTGCAGGCCATCTTCCCGGATTCGGAAAAGCCCCTCGCGCTCAGTCTGTACGGTGCGGTGTTCGGACTGGCGTCGGTCATCGGGCAGGCATTGGGCGGGATTCTGATTTCGCTGAACCTGTTCGGCTTGGGCTGGCGAGTCATTTTCCTCGTCAACCTGCCAGTTGCCGCGCTGGTTGTGCTGTTCGGCATACCCGTACTCAAAGAGATCCGCGCACGAAACCCCATCAAACTGGATCTGGGTGGCGTGACCCTTTCGATCCTGACCCTGGCCGCGCTGATCGTGCCGCTGATCAAAGGGCGAGAAGCAGGATGGCCGCTGTGGGCCTGGGTTTCATTGATGGCAGTGCCGCTGTTGGCGTGGATGTTCTGGCGCTACGAAGCGCGACTGAGTGATGCCGGCGGCTCGCCACTGCTGGATCCCCACGCTTTGAATGTTCCGGGATTGGGTCGCGCACTCGTCATCGCGCTGCTGTTTTACACGATCGCGCCGTTTTTCCTGCTGTTCTCGATCTACTTGCAAGGCGCGCTCGGCACATCGGCACTGAGCGCGGGGCTGGTGTTTCTGCCTTTCGGCGCCGGATTTCTGCTCGGGCCGCTCTTGGCGCCCGCCTGCAAACGGGCGCTCGGGGTGTACGTCAATGCAACAGGTATGGGCCTGGAGTCGGCCGGCTTTATCGGCATGATGTGGCTGCTCAGTGCGACGCCGGCCGGCGTGTACCCGGCGCCGGCACTGCTTGCTGCCCTGCTCTTCATGATCGGTTTCGGGCAGGGACTCGGGCTACCCACCCTCATGCAGATGGTGACAGGCCGCGTGGCACCGGTGCATTCAGGGATGATCGCCGGGGTCGCCAGCTCGACGTTGCAAATCAGCACAGCGTTGAGCGTTGCAGTGATCGGCGGGGTGTTCTACGCGATCCTGGATGGACGCACTGACCCGGCGGCCATCACTCACGCATTTACCATCGCGCTGTCGTGCATCGCGCTCTGCCTGGGCGCCGGGGTGCTGCTGAGTATCACGCTGGTGCGCGAGCCGGCGTTGCCCGACGGGAAAAACGCCGCCCGGTCAACCGGTTAA
- a CDS encoding LysR family transcriptional regulator, whose protein sequence is MDRLSSMEAFVMAAECGSYAKAAERLELSPQMVAKHVAALEHRLGARLLNRTTRRQSLTELGQAYLERCRHILSETKAADSLGEMMNDTPRGKLKISAPITFGSSRLMPFVTTFLRLHPEIEIDLQLTDRFVDLVEEGFDIAFRIGPLEVSSLTARPLAPYQLVACAAPGYLAERGVPQCPQDLSNHECLGYAWWSRPTDREWVFCKGSKVERVQVASRLRVNESRALLSAALDGFGIVLGPLIFLEPALRSGELVRVLPDYEAPSRPLHMLYTGSRQRTAKLRRFIDAALARFG, encoded by the coding sequence ATGGACCGTCTGAGCAGCATGGAAGCCTTTGTCATGGCGGCGGAATGCGGCTCCTACGCCAAAGCGGCCGAGCGTCTGGAGTTGTCGCCGCAGATGGTCGCAAAGCACGTTGCCGCGCTCGAGCATCGACTCGGCGCGCGACTGCTGAACCGCACCACGCGGCGCCAGAGCCTGACCGAACTGGGCCAGGCGTATCTGGAGCGTTGCAGACACATTCTCAGTGAAACGAAGGCGGCTGACTCCCTTGGGGAGATGATGAACGACACCCCGCGCGGCAAGCTGAAAATCAGCGCGCCCATCACCTTCGGCTCCTCTCGCCTGATGCCCTTCGTCACGACATTCCTGCGGCTGCACCCCGAGATTGAAATCGATCTGCAGCTGACCGATCGCTTCGTTGATCTGGTGGAGGAGGGGTTCGACATCGCGTTCAGGATCGGCCCGCTGGAGGTGTCCAGCCTCACCGCCCGGCCGTTGGCGCCTTATCAACTGGTCGCTTGCGCAGCGCCTGGCTATCTGGCCGAACGCGGCGTGCCGCAATGTCCGCAGGACCTGAGCAATCATGAGTGTCTGGGGTATGCCTGGTGGTCGCGGCCGACTGACCGCGAGTGGGTCTTCTGCAAAGGGTCAAAGGTGGAGCGGGTTCAGGTGGCGAGTCGATTGAGGGTCAACGAAAGCCGCGCGCTGCTCTCGGCCGCGCTGGACGGTTTCGGCATCGTGCTCGGCCCGCTGATATTCCTGGAGCCCGCCTTGCGCAGCGGCGAGCTGGTTCGAGTGTTGCCTGACTATGAGGCGCCGAGTCGGCCCCTGCATATGCTGTACACCGGCAGCCGGCAGCGAACGGCCAAGCTGCGCCGATTCATTGATGCGGCACTGGCGCGTTTCGGTTAA
- a CDS encoding TetR/AcrR family transcriptional regulator: MAQMGRPRTFDRDVAITQALHLFWEHGYDATSLSQLKASIGGGITAPSFYAAFGSKQALFNEVMQRYLNTHGRVTDSLFDTALAPREAIERTLRCSAKMQCEAGHPKGCLVSLGFLSASTEESKTISQPLADARALNRAAIVACIERAIAAGELPATVAPAALATVFDSFMLGMSVLARDGATFETLDAAITHVMGVWDGLRIDAPMKDPAAI; this comes from the coding sequence ATGGCTCAGATGGGACGACCGCGCACGTTCGACCGTGATGTGGCAATCACCCAGGCGCTGCATCTGTTTTGGGAACATGGCTATGACGCAACGTCACTCAGCCAGCTCAAGGCGAGCATCGGCGGCGGCATTACCGCGCCGAGCTTCTACGCGGCGTTTGGCTCAAAGCAGGCGCTGTTCAATGAAGTCATGCAGCGCTACCTGAACACCCATGGACGCGTGACCGACAGTCTGTTCGACACCGCCCTTGCCCCCAGGGAAGCGATCGAGCGCACGCTGCGGTGCTCGGCAAAAATGCAGTGCGAGGCGGGTCATCCCAAGGGCTGCCTGGTGTCACTGGGTTTTCTGAGCGCATCCACCGAAGAAAGCAAAACCATTTCCCAGCCGCTGGCGGATGCGCGAGCCTTGAACCGTGCCGCGATTGTCGCGTGCATCGAACGAGCCATCGCCGCGGGAGAACTGCCCGCAACGGTGGCGCCAGCCGCGCTTGCCACGGTGTTCGACAGCTTCATGCTGGGCATGTCGGTACTGGCCCGCGACGGCGCGACGTTTGAAACACTGGACGCTGCAATTACGCACGTCATGGGCGTGTGGGACGGGCTGCGCATCGACGCTCCGATGAAAGACCCGGCTGCGATTTGA
- the copM gene encoding CopM family metallochaperone: MKKIAAVVSVIVLLSVTAVRADKAEDVKEMHEAYQQSMGAMKDDMHHGMMSDDPDVAFAAGMLPHHEGAVEMAKIQLKYGKDPEMLELARKIVAAQAAEITQMKKWLKAHPAQ, encoded by the coding sequence ATGAAAAAGATTGCCGCCGTTGTCAGCGTCATTGTTCTGCTTTCCGTCACTGCCGTCAGGGCCGACAAGGCGGAAGACGTCAAAGAGATGCATGAGGCTTACCAGCAATCGATGGGCGCCATGAAAGACGACATGCACCACGGCATGATGAGCGACGACCCCGATGTGGCGTTTGCGGCCGGCATGCTGCCGCACCACGAAGGCGCGGTGGAGATGGCGAAGATCCAGCTCAAGTACGGCAAGGATCCGGAGATGCTGGAACTGGCGCGCAAGATCGTGGCGGCCCAGGCGGCGGAGATTACCCAGATGAAGAAGTGGCTGAAGGCGCATCCGGCCCAGTAA
- a CDS encoding NADPH-dependent F420 reductase, which translates to MRIGIIGAGIIGQAVAQRFIAAGHEVMLSNSRGPQTLNDLLVQIPGVQVGTIEDAAAFGDVVLVAIPFNRYPTLPAEWLAGKTVLDANNYYPDRDGPVPALDRFETTTSRLIAEHLPGARVVKVFNAILADDLDRDARPNTAHDRRALPVAADDAGAKTLAIQLLDEVGFDAVDAGNLDESWRFERAKPAYCIPLNKEALKAALATAERHVELAHGSWRH; encoded by the coding sequence ATGCGCATTGGCATCATCGGAGCAGGCATTATCGGGCAGGCAGTGGCGCAACGGTTCATCGCGGCAGGCCATGAAGTCATGCTCAGCAATTCACGTGGCCCACAGACACTGAACGACCTGCTCGTCCAGATACCCGGCGTTCAGGTCGGCACGATCGAAGACGCTGCTGCCTTCGGCGATGTGGTCCTCGTGGCCATTCCCTTCAACCGCTACCCAACCCTGCCGGCCGAATGGCTTGCGGGCAAAACGGTGCTGGACGCCAACAACTACTACCCCGACCGAGACGGCCCTGTCCCGGCGCTGGACAGGTTTGAGACCACCACCAGCAGGCTGATCGCCGAGCATTTGCCTGGCGCCAGAGTGGTCAAGGTGTTCAACGCGATCCTGGCCGATGACCTTGACCGCGATGCTCGCCCGAATACGGCACACGACCGACGCGCACTGCCGGTGGCCGCCGATGACGCTGGGGCGAAGACGCTGGCCATACAGCTGCTGGATGAGGTGGGATTCGACGCGGTCGACGCCGGCAATCTTGACGAGAGCTGGCGATTCGAACGGGCCAAGCCGGCTTACTGCATTCCATTGAACAAGGAGGCGCTGAAGGCCGCGCTGGCCACGGCTGAGAGGCATGTTGAATTGGCACACGGATCCTGGCGACACTGA
- a CDS encoding MFS transporter: MTHEGKATKLPYGALLALAMTGFICIVTETLPAGLLPEIGEGLGISSSLAGQMVTVYALGSLLAAIPLTIATRGWRRRSVLLLTVIGFLLFNSITALSSVYWLTLIARFFAGVSAGLAWSLIGGYARRMVEPASQGRAMAVAMVGTPIALSLGVPLGTWLGGVIGWRMSFAVMSGLTLVLIAWVLIKVPDYPGQSSSQRMPLRQVLFTPGVRPVLGVVLTWMLAHNILYTYVAPFVSLAGLGAHVDLVLLVFGVAALMGIWVGGRLVDRHLRTAVLLSLATFAGVSVFFGIFSASATAIYLGVFVWGLTFGGAATLLQTALADAAGEGADVALSMNVVVWNSAIAGGGLLGGVLLGHWGAGAFAWVMVLVLLVSLGIAFRARAHGFVSGERAAGQVAGAH; this comes from the coding sequence ATGACCCATGAGGGAAAGGCCACAAAGCTGCCGTATGGGGCGCTGCTGGCGCTGGCGATGACCGGATTTATCTGCATCGTCACGGAGACGCTGCCGGCGGGGTTGTTGCCGGAGATAGGCGAGGGCCTTGGCATATCGTCGTCACTGGCAGGGCAGATGGTCACGGTGTACGCCTTGGGATCGTTGCTGGCCGCCATCCCGCTGACCATTGCCACGCGCGGTTGGCGGCGCAGATCGGTGCTGCTGCTCACCGTCATCGGGTTTCTGCTGTTCAATTCCATCACGGCGCTGTCTTCGGTGTACTGGCTGACCCTGATTGCGCGATTTTTCGCAGGGGTTTCAGCGGGACTGGCCTGGAGCCTCATTGGCGGCTACGCGCGGCGCATGGTCGAGCCCGCTTCACAGGGCCGCGCCATGGCAGTGGCGATGGTGGGGACGCCAATCGCATTGTCACTGGGCGTACCCCTCGGCACCTGGCTGGGCGGAGTGATTGGCTGGCGGATGTCGTTTGCCGTGATGTCCGGACTGACCCTGGTGTTGATCGCCTGGGTACTGATCAAGGTGCCGGACTACCCGGGTCAATCGTCCTCGCAGCGCATGCCGCTGCGTCAGGTCCTGTTCACGCCGGGCGTGCGTCCCGTGCTCGGCGTGGTGCTGACCTGGATGCTCGCCCACAATATTCTCTACACCTACGTCGCGCCCTTTGTTTCCCTGGCCGGGTTGGGTGCCCATGTCGATCTGGTGCTGCTGGTGTTCGGCGTTGCCGCACTGATGGGCATCTGGGTCGGGGGGCGTCTCGTCGATCGTCATCTTCGCACCGCAGTGTTGCTGAGCCTCGCCACCTTCGCCGGGGTTTCGGTGTTCTTCGGGATATTCTCGGCCTCTGCCACGGCGATTTACCTCGGTGTCTTCGTCTGGGGCCTGACCTTCGGCGGCGCCGCCACACTGCTGCAAACCGCGCTGGCTGACGCAGCAGGTGAGGGCGCCGACGTTGCCCTGTCGATGAACGTGGTCGTCTGGAACAGCGCGATTGCCGGCGGCGGGCTTCTGGGTGGCGTGCTCCTCGGTCACTGGGGCGCGGGGGCCTTCGCGTGGGTGATGGTGCTGGTGCTGCTGGTCAGTCTGGGGATTGCGTTCCGCGCACGGGCCCATGGGTTTGTGTCGGGCGAAAGGGCTGCCGGGCAAGTGGCTGGGGCTCATTAA
- a CDS encoding SDR family oxidoreductase → MGKILVTGATGRLGNAVVNALLQRGDAGDVVGLARDPGKAQALTARGVEVRYGDYTDDDALVNAFQGIEKVYMVSAVAFTDRVAQHKNVINAARRAGVDHMMYTAIQRLDDVQFPIEGVTDSDIATEQLLMQSGLAYTVLRHPLYANDLPMFIGANAINAGFAAPAGNGRIALACYQELAEAGAVLLRQNAHGNRSYLLNSGSPWSLADIANALSDLTGKAIAYEPISSAAFVQARKREGWPPHVARFIAGWYSAIEGGAFDQTSTDLEDVLGRKPKQLSALLKDAFGL, encoded by the coding sequence ATGGGCAAGATTCTGGTAACAGGGGCTACGGGCCGACTGGGCAATGCAGTCGTGAATGCGCTTTTGCAACGGGGTGACGCCGGCGACGTCGTGGGGCTGGCACGGGATCCGGGCAAAGCGCAGGCTTTGACCGCGCGGGGCGTCGAGGTGCGTTACGGCGATTACACGGATGACGACGCCTTGGTAAATGCCTTCCAGGGTATCGAAAAGGTTTACATGGTTTCGGCCGTGGCCTTCACCGACCGCGTCGCTCAGCACAAGAACGTCATTAATGCCGCACGCCGCGCCGGCGTCGACCACATGATGTACACCGCCATCCAGCGGCTGGACGACGTGCAGTTTCCGATCGAAGGCGTCACCGACAGCGACATCGCCACTGAACAATTGCTGATGCAGTCAGGCCTGGCGTACACCGTGCTGCGGCATCCGTTGTACGCCAACGACCTGCCCATGTTCATCGGCGCCAACGCGATCAATGCAGGCTTCGCCGCGCCCGCCGGCAACGGCAGAATTGCACTGGCCTGTTATCAGGAGCTGGCTGAAGCCGGTGCCGTCCTGCTCAGGCAGAACGCGCATGGCAATCGCAGTTATCTGCTGAACAGCGGCAGCCCCTGGTCCTTGGCTGACATCGCCAACGCGTTGTCCGACCTCACTGGCAAGGCGATCGCCTATGAGCCGATTTCGTCGGCGGCCTTCGTCCAGGCCCGTAAGCGTGAAGGCTGGCCGCCACACGTCGCCCGATTTATCGCCGGCTGGTACTCGGCCATCGAAGGGGGCGCCTTCGACCAGACCAGCACCGACCTCGAAGACGTTCTGGGGCGTAAACCCAAACAGCTTTCGGCGCTGCTCAAGGACGCCTTCGGGCTTTGA
- a CDS encoding hybrid sensor histidine kinase/response regulator encodes MTPLRPQVITFTFAGGHLKHLTREALEAEVMQLRSALKTSEALRLASLDTGTPSSAVADADDPRADRAAEEVAEQAIKDAQTRYRLAVKATNDAIWDWDLKENHVLWNDALQRVYGHPLATGATTGDWWIAQIHPDDRHRIVTSIHDVIDGRQTGWSDEYRFRRVDGSYAQVLDRGHVIRDVQGNALRMIGAMLDLTPIRDTEAALRQSEERFRTILETIEAAFAIVQVKFDANDYPIDYRFVEANPAFEREAGVNLRGKWVREFAPDLEQFWFDTYGRVAKTRVPATFESYAKAFQRWFDVRAVPVGDPAECQIAIIFNDVTGRRDAEERLRQSEAVARANIERVQLALAAGAIFGTWHWDLPSDSFTVDEAFARAFGLDPVLGYEGLSLEQVAATVHPEDRAGLMTAINEAIRRGGAYAHQYRVRRADGKYYWIEANGRVNFSEEGVPLSFPGVLIDVEERRSVEAQRDLATAALRTLNETLEQRVAERTAALMQTEEKLRQSQKMEAVGQLTGGLAHDFNNLLAGISGSLELLSARFAQGRLTDVDRYLATAQSATRRAAALTHRLLAFSRRQTLDPRPTEVNALVEGMTELIQRTVGPSIDVQTIASPDRCVALVDASQLENALLNLCINSRDAMHEGGSITIETGHQVVEAGDAATLEVTEGEYLTLSVTDTGTGMPASIVAKAFDPFFTTKPIGQGTGLGLSMIYGFAKQSGGQVRITSVVGQGTTLCIYLPRYHGNAGCHEAHLPDPATQTAGIGETILVVDDEPTVRMLVTEVLGELGYSVMEAADSASGLKLLRSDVRVDMLVTDVGLPGGMNGRQMADAARELRPGLRTLFITGYAESAAIGANQLAPGMHVLTKPFAIDTLAARVRELINTPV; translated from the coding sequence ATGACGCCCCTCCGACCTCAGGTCATCACGTTTACGTTTGCAGGTGGACACTTGAAGCATTTGACCCGGGAAGCCCTTGAGGCTGAAGTCATGCAGTTGCGGTCGGCATTAAAGACAAGTGAAGCCCTGAGGCTGGCAAGCCTCGACACCGGCACACCATCGAGCGCCGTCGCGGATGCCGACGACCCCAGGGCTGATCGCGCAGCCGAAGAGGTGGCCGAGCAGGCGATCAAAGACGCGCAAACGCGCTACCGCCTCGCGGTCAAAGCCACCAACGATGCGATCTGGGACTGGGACCTTAAAGAAAACCACGTCCTGTGGAATGACGCGCTGCAACGGGTCTACGGGCATCCGCTCGCCACGGGTGCAACAACCGGCGACTGGTGGATCGCACAGATTCATCCCGACGACAGGCACCGCATCGTCACCTCGATCCATGACGTGATAGACGGCAGGCAGACCGGCTGGAGTGACGAGTACCGATTTCGCCGGGTGGACGGCTCCTACGCCCAGGTCCTCGACCGCGGGCATGTCATCCGCGACGTTCAAGGCAACGCCTTGCGCATGATCGGCGCGATGCTGGACCTCACGCCGATCCGCGACACCGAGGCGGCACTGCGTCAAAGCGAGGAGCGTTTCAGGACCATTCTGGAAACGATCGAAGCGGCCTTCGCCATCGTTCAGGTCAAGTTCGACGCAAATGACTACCCCATTGACTATCGCTTCGTTGAAGCCAACCCGGCGTTCGAGCGTGAGGCTGGCGTCAACTTGCGCGGGAAATGGGTCAGGGAATTTGCCCCGGACCTGGAGCAATTCTGGTTCGACACCTACGGCCGCGTTGCCAAGACCCGTGTGCCGGCCACCTTCGAAAGCTACGCCAAAGCCTTCCAACGCTGGTTTGACGTGCGCGCCGTGCCCGTCGGCGATCCCGCCGAATGTCAGATTGCGATCATTTTCAACGACGTGACCGGGCGGCGTGATGCCGAAGAGCGTCTGCGCCAGAGCGAAGCCGTCGCTCGCGCCAACATCGAGCGCGTGCAGCTTGCCCTCGCGGCGGGAGCAATATTCGGCACCTGGCACTGGGACTTGCCCAGCGACAGTTTCACCGTCGACGAAGCGTTCGCCCGAGCGTTTGGCCTCGACCCGGTGTTGGGCTACGAGGGCCTCAGCCTTGAACAAGTGGCGGCAACCGTGCATCCGGAGGACCGGGCGGGCCTGATGACGGCGATCAACGAAGCCATTCGTCGCGGCGGGGCCTACGCCCATCAATACCGGGTCCGTCGGGCGGACGGCAAATACTACTGGATCGAGGCCAACGGACGCGTCAACTTCAGCGAGGAAGGCGTTCCCCTCAGTTTTCCGGGTGTCCTGATCGATGTCGAGGAGCGGCGTTCGGTCGAAGCCCAGCGCGACCTGGCCACCGCCGCCCTGCGTACGCTCAATGAAACCCTTGAACAGCGCGTGGCAGAACGCACCGCGGCGTTGATGCAGACCGAGGAAAAGCTGCGCCAGTCACAGAAAATGGAGGCCGTGGGGCAACTCACGGGCGGCCTTGCCCACGATTTCAATAACTTGCTTGCGGGCATCTCGGGCTCCCTGGAGTTGTTGAGTGCGCGGTTTGCTCAAGGCCGCCTCACGGATGTCGATCGCTACCTGGCGACCGCCCAAAGCGCGACCCGGCGGGCGGCTGCCCTGACTCACCGCCTGCTGGCGTTCTCCCGTCGCCAGACGCTGGATCCTCGGCCCACCGAGGTGAATGCGCTGGTAGAAGGCATGACCGAGCTGATCCAGCGTACCGTCGGCCCCAGCATTGACGTGCAGACCATTGCCTCGCCTGATCGCTGTGTTGCGCTGGTCGATGCGAGTCAGCTTGAAAACGCACTGCTGAATCTTTGCATCAACTCCCGGGATGCGATGCACGAGGGCGGCAGCATTACCATCGAAACCGGTCATCAAGTCGTGGAGGCCGGGGACGCCGCAACGCTGGAAGTGACTGAGGGCGAATACCTGACCCTTAGCGTGACCGACACCGGAACCGGTATGCCTGCGAGCATCGTGGCGAAGGCGTTCGACCCCTTCTTCACCACCAAACCCATCGGCCAGGGGACGGGTCTGGGGCTGTCAATGATCTACGGTTTCGCCAAGCAATCCGGCGGGCAGGTTCGCATCACGTCTGTGGTTGGACAAGGCACCACCCTGTGCATCTATCTGCCGCGCTACCACGGGAATGCCGGCTGCCATGAAGCGCACCTGCCGGATCCCGCCACTCAGACTGCAGGCATTGGTGAAACGATTCTGGTTGTGGACGATGAACCCACGGTGCGCATGCTGGTGACTGAGGTGCTGGGCGAGCTTGGCTATTCCGTCATGGAGGCAGCGGACAGTGCCAGCGGGCTGAAACTGCTTCGCTCGGACGTGCGAGTGGACATGCTCGTCACCGATGTCGGTTTGCCCGGCGGGATGAACGGACGTCAGATGGCGGATGCGGCGCGTGAACTGCGCCCGGGACTGAGGACGCTGTTCATCACCGGCTACGCGGAAAGCGCAGCCATCGGTGCGAACCAGCTGGCGCCCGGCATGCATGTGCTGACCAAGCCCTTTGCCATTGACACACTGGCAGCGCGTGTCCGTGAGCTGATCAACACGCCGGTCTGA
- a CDS encoding LysR family transcriptional regulator, with protein sequence METLGNLESFVRAAQFRSFSEAARRMGVSAAAVSKNVARLESNLGTRLFQRNTRSLTLTEAGDAFYAQVADSLETIQAAVAQVGDNRNVPAGRLRVNVAPSFAYDYLLPLLKPFKEKYPAVIPDWHLTLARADLVGDGFDVAIGGGMELSPGVVARELAKLHLVAVASPDWLEGRKLPQTPADLQGQPGVVTRSTDTGRLRAWTLRSAAGETFDLTLDPAAIMNDPEALCGCARMGMGAALVPMERAWPWLQTGELVRLLPEWYVDLGSVSVYYSARKALPAKTRVFVDFLVEHFRTTMGSRFRGG encoded by the coding sequence ATGGAAACCTTGGGCAATCTGGAGTCGTTCGTGCGTGCTGCACAATTCAGAAGTTTCTCCGAGGCCGCCCGGCGTATGGGCGTTTCTGCGGCAGCGGTGAGCAAGAACGTGGCGCGTCTTGAAAGCAATCTGGGCACCCGGCTGTTTCAGCGCAACACCCGCAGCCTGACCCTGACCGAAGCAGGCGATGCCTTCTACGCGCAGGTCGCCGACAGCCTGGAGACCATTCAGGCGGCGGTCGCGCAGGTGGGTGACAATCGCAATGTCCCGGCCGGTCGCCTGCGGGTCAATGTGGCGCCCTCCTTCGCCTACGACTACTTGCTGCCGTTGCTCAAGCCCTTCAAGGAAAAATACCCGGCCGTCATCCCCGACTGGCACCTGACGCTGGCCCGCGCTGACTTGGTCGGCGACGGATTCGACGTGGCCATCGGCGGCGGCATGGAGCTGTCCCCCGGTGTAGTCGCGCGGGAACTGGCGAAGCTGCATCTGGTGGCCGTGGCCTCACCCGACTGGCTTGAAGGCCGCAAGCTGCCGCAAACCCCAGCGGATCTGCAGGGGCAACCGGGGGTGGTCACGCGCTCGACCGACACCGGCAGATTGCGCGCCTGGACCCTGCGCAGTGCTGCGGGTGAAACCTTTGATCTGACACTCGACCCGGCCGCGATCATGAACGACCCCGAAGCCCTGTGCGGTTGCGCGCGAATGGGCATGGGCGCAGCGCTGGTGCCGATGGAGCGCGCCTGGCCCTGGCTGCAGACCGGTGAACTGGTGCGGCTGCTGCCTGAGTGGTACGTGGACCTGGGTTCGGTCTCTGTCTACTATTCCGCCCGTAAAGCCTTGCCCGCCAAGACGCGGGTGTTCGTGGACTTTCTGGTCGAGCATTTTCGCACCACGATGGGCAGCCGATTTCGAGGCGGCTGA